The following proteins are encoded in a genomic region of Oryza brachyantha chromosome 11, ObraRS2, whole genome shotgun sequence:
- the LOC121055777 gene encoding F-box protein At1g67340-like codes for MRSPRRRRVHPTAMAPSRSMATDPHPPSPAAKSRRLADGGAGGVDVFDRLPDDVVVTVLARLAAAAASPADIASAALACRRFRELAAHPAVLSRASAAAVAVRWAAWSETAQRFLRRCAAAGSLHACYFLGMVRFYCLGSRATGAALLARAAGGGHAPALYALAVMQFNGSGGGKGDKDPRAGVALCARAAWLGHTPALRELGHCLQDGYGARRDPAAGRRLLLHAAAREHLSWKHKHRHHHHSGGGHGHDDGSAAEDAASRFMVDCWDSHSSKTAARGCLPGHHADAADDDDLRLCSHARCGRRETRRHEFRRCSVCGAANYCSRACQALDWKRAHRAQCAAARWLAAGDAH; via the exons ATGCGGAGCCCCAGGAGGCGACGTGTCCATCCCACGGCAATGGCGCCGTCGCGTTCCATGGCGACCGACCCTcacccgccgtcgccggcggccaagTCGAGGAGGCTGGCcgatggtggcgccggcggcgtcgacgtgtTCGACCGGCTGCCTGACGATGTCGTCGTCACCGTGCTCGCcaggctcgccgccgccgccgcgtcccccGCCGACATCGCCTCGGCGGCGCTCGC GTGCAGGAGGTTCCGGGAGCTCGCGGCGCACCCGGCGGTGCTGTcgcgcgcgtcggcggcggccgtcgccgtgcgaTGGGCTGCGTGGTCGGAGACGGCGCAGAGGTTCTTGCGGCGGTGCGCGGCCGCCGGCAGCCTCCACGCGTGCTACTTCCTCGGCATG gtGAGGTTCTACTGCCTCGGGAGCAGGGCGACGGGGGCGGCGCTgctggcgcgcgcggcgggcggcggccacgCGCCGGCGCTGTACGCGCTGGCGGTGATGCAGTTcaatggcagcggcggcggcaagggcgACAAGGACCCGCGCGCGGGCGTCGCGCTGTGCGCCCGCGCAGCGTGGCTCGGCCACACCCCGGCGCTCCGGGAGCTCGGCCACTGCCTCCAGGACGGCTACGGCGCGCGCCgcgaccccgccgccggccgccgcctcctcctccacgccgccgcgcgggaGCACCTGTCCTGGAAGCACAAGCAcaggcaccaccaccacagcggcggcggccacgggcacgacgacggcagcgCCGCCGAGGACGCGGCCAGCCGGTTCATGGTCGACTGTTGGGACTCACACAGCAGCAAGACGGCAGCTCGGGGATGCCTCCCCGGCCaccacgccgacgccgccgacgacgacgacctgcGGCTGTGCTCCCACGCGCGgtgcggccggcgggagacgCGGCGGCACGAGTTCCGGCGGTGCTCCGTGTGCGGCGCCGCCAACTACTGCTCGCGCGCGTGCCAGGCGCTCGACTGGAAGCGCGCCCACCGCGCCcagtgcgccgccgcccgctggctcgccgccggcgacgcgcacTGA
- the LOC102715252 gene encoding cytochrome P450 78A5-like gives MRTELLTTISLLFIFFSTMNPSSAQLSWLFSLLYLSVAMALLALRFLLKRHAHDARRRVNGGAGGGAIPGPRGWPLLGSLPAVSGPLMHRRLAALADAHGDRRLMSLSLGATPVVVSSHPETAREILAGAAFRDRPAKAAARELMFCRSIGFAPAAAGADGYWRLLRRAAGAGMLSPRRVAALAALRARVADRMSKNVSLHVAAGQASSMRALLQAASLDNMVGSVLGLEQHPQQQEEDGRHGGSSMSMSMVIKEMGEMVKEGYELVGMFNLGDHFSSSMWLWGLLDFHGVGPRCQRLAARVRVLFGRVVEERRRINKDELHKMDDLLSYMVAMPEDERLQDSDLIAVLWEMIFRGTDVVAILLEWALARMVLHPDIQSKVQQELDMVVGHRPMVDSDIPNLPFLHCVIKETLRMHPPGPLLSWARLAVQDVRVGKYFVPAGTTAMVNMWAISHDETIWGDPWVFRPERFMEEDVNVLGSDLRLAPFGSGRRVCPGRMMGLSTAYLWFGRLLQEYKWLMAQPVKLAECLRLSMEMKKPLVCRAVHRNKTVY, from the exons ATGAGGACAGAACTACTCACCACCATCTCCTTgctcttcatcttcttctccaccaTGAACCCTAGCTCTGCACAGCTTTCAtggcttttctctctcctgtaTCTCTCTGTGGCCATGGCGCTGCTCGCCTTGCGGTTTCTTTTGAAGCGCCATGCGCATGATGCACGACGTCGGGTtaatggcggcgccggcggcggcgccattcCCGGGCCGCGGGGGTGGCCGCTCCTGGGCTCTCTCCCGGCGGTGTCCGGCCCGCTCatgcaccgccgcctcgcggcGCTGGCCGACGCGCACGGGGATCGGCGGCTGATGTCGCTGTCCCTCGGCGCCACGCCCGTGGTGGTGAGCAGCCACCCGGAGACGGCGCGGGAgatcctcgccggcgcggcgttCCGCGACCGGCCCGCCAAggccgcggcgcgcgagctCATGTTCTGCCGCTCCATCGGCTtcgccccggccgccgccggcgcggacgGCTACtggcgcctcctccgccgcgccgcgggcGCCGGCATGCTCTCCCCTCGCCGCGtcgcggcgctcgccgccctccgcgcccGCGTTGCCGACCGCATGTCCAAGAACGTGTCcctccacgtcgccgccggccaggcCTCGTCCATGCGAGCCCTCCTCCAGGCCGCCTCCCTTGACAACATGGTCGGCAGCGTGCTAGGGCTAGAACAACACCcacaacaacaagaagaagatggcCGCCATGGCGGCAGCAGCATGAGCATGAGCATGGTGATAAAGGAGATGGGTGAGATGGTGAAGGAAGGGTATGAGCTGGTGGGCATGTTCAACCTAGGAGACCActtcagcagcagcatgtGGCTGTGGGGGTTGCTGGACTTCCATGGGGTGGGGCCCAGGTGTCAGAGGCTGGcagctagggttagggttctCTTTGGGAGGGtggtggaggagaggaggaggatcaACAAGGATGAGCTGCACAAGATGGATGATCTTCTTAGCTACATGGTTGCCATGCCTGAGGATGAAAGGCTTCAGGACTCTGATCTAATTGCTGTCCTCTGG GAGATGATCTTTCGTGGGACAGATGTGGTGGCCATACTCCTGGAATGGGCCTTGGCCAGGATGGTACTTCACCCAGACATCCAGTCCAAGGTACAACAAGAGCTGGACATGGTGGTTGGCCATCGACCCATGGTCGACTCCGACATCCCcaacctcccctttctccatTGTGTCATCAAGGAGACCCTTCGGATGCACCCGCCAGGCCCACTTCTTTCATGGGCCCGTTTGGCGGTGCAAGATGTTCGCGTGGGGAAGTATTTTGTTCCCGCTGGGACCACGGCCATGGTGAACATGTGGGCTATATCGCATGACGAGACTATATGGGGTGACCCATGGGTGTTCCGACCAGAGAGGTTCATGGAGGAAGACGTTAATGTGTTGGGATCGGACTTGAGGTTGGCACCTTTTGGGTCAGGTCGCCGAGTGTGCCCTGGCCGAATGATGGGCCTCTCCACCGCCTATTTGTGGTTCGGTCGGCTGTTGCAGGAGTATAAGTGGTTGATGGCTCAGCCTGTTAAGCTTGCAGAGTGCCTCCGTCTTTCTATGGAGATGAAGAAACCTCTGGTTTGTCGTGCGGTTCATCGTAACAAAACAGTCTATTAG
- the LOC102715344 gene encoding uncharacterized protein LOC102715344: protein MATAAGGGSATMTREQLLHLFARFSFLTSLPEVKARIADAVRDKQEAVAVTTEIQEEILREMGIDPSFGIGCLGKVNIMYEDDMELMVKFYQFVAKEEMAIDEAELDPREFTEKLHAQQKLQEQQLKMLIQMRKYKPESQSVILETLHKQLEGANFDADASILTPERIQDIVEN from the exons atggcgacggcggccggcggcggcagcgcgacgATGACGAGGGAGCAGCTGCTGCACCTCTTCGCCCGCTTCTCCTTCCTCACCTCGCTCCCAG AGGTCAAGGCGCGgatcgccgacgccgtcagGGACAAGCAG GAGGCTGTAGCAGTGACCACCGAGATACAGGAGGAGATCCTTCGCGAGATGGGAATCG ATCCAAGCTTTGGAATTGGCTGCCTTGGAAAGGTGAACATTATGTATGAGGATGACATGGAATTGATGGTAAAGTTCTATCAGTTTGTTGCCAA AGAAGAGATGGCTATTGATGAAGCTGAGCTTGACCCTAGAGAATTTACTGAAAAATTGCATGCTCAGCAGAAATTACAGGAACAG CAACTGAAGATGTTGATTCAAATGAGAAAATATAAGCCGGAGAGTCAATCCGTCATACTCGAAACG TTGCACAAGCAGTTGGAGGGTGCTAATTTCGATGCCGATGCATCGATCTTGACTCCGGAGCGGATTCAAGATATTGTCGAGAACTAG